From Thermoanaerobacter uzonensis DSM 18761, a single genomic window includes:
- a CDS encoding UDP-N-acetylmuramoyl-tripeptide--D-alanyl-D-alanine ligase yields the protein MMELLIDEIVRATEGKLIKGSLKDKVIGISTDSRKVKKDELFIPLKGEKYDGEDFVKDAIDKGAIAVITARLENVECLKDFSVDVIYVNETLEALHKIASYYRKKFNIPFIAVTGSSGKTTTKDMIAQILSKKYKVLKTEGNFNNEIGLPLTIFNLEDTHQIAVVEMGMSGFGEIRRLKNIAEPQVAVFTNIGVAHIEKLGSKENILKAKTELIENFNEENVIVLNADDDMLSKIPLQYSSKYYRYGIKSGEIKACDIEKGEKDIKYTLKYKNLEKEIKLSVPGIHNVYNSLAAICVGLEFGIDVEDMAEALKDFQPGKMRLNIIEKGDIKIIDDVYNANPDSMKAALSVLRDLPAKRKIAVLGDMLELGEYAVEAHKEIGKLVADSHIDILITSGDMSKYIAEESKVCGMKENTIFVCNTNKEVKEILKDIIKQGDSILIKGSRGMKMEQIVQFLQERVK from the coding sequence ATAATGGAACTTTTAATAGATGAAATTGTAAGGGCTACTGAGGGAAAATTGATAAAAGGAAGTTTAAAGGATAAAGTAATAGGCATTTCAACTGATTCGAGAAAAGTCAAAAAAGATGAATTATTTATCCCTTTGAAAGGGGAAAAATACGATGGAGAAGATTTCGTAAAAGATGCAATAGACAAAGGCGCTATTGCAGTTATTACTGCGAGGTTGGAAAATGTAGAGTGTTTGAAAGATTTTTCAGTTGATGTCATTTACGTTAATGAGACTTTAGAAGCTTTGCATAAAATTGCTTCTTATTATAGAAAAAAATTCAATATTCCTTTTATTGCTGTAACAGGTAGCAGCGGAAAAACTACTACGAAAGATATGATTGCACAAATATTGTCTAAAAAGTATAAAGTTTTGAAAACAGAGGGAAATTTTAATAATGAAATTGGCTTACCATTGACAATTTTTAACTTAGAAGATACTCATCAGATTGCGGTAGTGGAAATGGGAATGAGCGGCTTTGGAGAAATTAGGAGACTAAAGAATATTGCAGAGCCTCAAGTAGCAGTTTTTACAAATATAGGAGTTGCTCATATTGAAAAATTAGGTTCAAAGGAAAATATATTAAAAGCAAAAACGGAGTTGATTGAAAATTTTAATGAGGAAAATGTGATTGTATTAAATGCAGATGATGATATGCTATCAAAAATTCCTCTGCAGTATTCAAGTAAGTATTACAGATATGGTATAAAAAGTGGAGAAATTAAAGCTTGCGATATAGAAAAAGGAGAAAAAGATATAAAATATACTTTAAAATATAAAAATTTGGAGAAAGAAATAAAGCTTTCAGTACCAGGTATTCATAATGTGTATAATTCTCTTGCTGCTATTTGTGTTGGATTAGAGTTTGGTATCGATGTAGAAGACATGGCAGAGGCTTTAAAAGATTTCCAACCAGGCAAAATGAGGCTTAATATAATAGAAAAAGGTGATATAAAAATTATTGATGATGTATATAATGCTAATCCAGATTCTATGAAAGCAGCTTTAAGCGTATTAAGGGATTTACCTGCTAAGAGAAAAATAGCAGTTTTAGGAGATATGCTGGAATTAGGTGAGTATGCAGTAGAAGCTCACAAAGAAATAGGAAAATTGGTGGCAGATAGCCATATAGATATTTTGATAACCTCTGGTGATATGTCGAAATATATTGCAGAAGAATCCAAGGTTTGTGGGATGAAAGAGAATACTATTTTTGTTTGTAACACTAATAAAGAGGTTAAGGAAATTTTGAAAGATATTATCAAACAAGGAGAT
- a CDS encoding stage V sporulation protein D has protein sequence MYPTISLKRRILFLLFLSSIVVFGLILRLFWIQVVKSEDYQKMALPQWTLDVSVSGKRGNIFDRNGKVLAENISVNKISVIPKEIPVSQREAVAEALAQILNLDKWKVLQKISNKNLQEVLIAKQVDDEKAAEIRKLNIDGIIISEDMKRFYPNNTLASHVLGFTGIDNQGLDGIELAFDNFLRGIPGRITTPMDAIGRKMDVGEEEYFEPLPGYNVVLTIDETIQHFTEKALNQAMVNSRPSKGAVAIVMDPKTGEILALANRPNFNPNNPFEGPQEEWYKAWRNKAISDSYEPGSVFKTITASAALEEKLVGLNEQFYCPGYTTVAGHRINCWATHGSENFVQGVQNSCNVVFVTLGQRLGVEKLYKYIHDFGFGQRTGIFLPGEAPGLVLAESNVGPVELATNSFGQGIAVTPLQMITAVSAIANGGKLMQPIIVKSIVDPNGKVVKEFKPKVVRQVISEETSSTMREILKSVVSEGTGKAGYIEGFDVAGKTGTTEKYMPGKYVASFIGFAPAEDPKVIVLVVIDEPNNPETHFGSQLAAPVVKSILEDTLRYLEVQPRGIEKPASVVVPDVRNMKLYEAENIILSNKLNFIIEGNGDTVFDQMPIPGAIVEENTQVILYLNAEKIQEVVIPDLTGKSVKEATEILNSLGLKIRIKGSGFAVNQSPKEGTILKKGETVEVEFRPKEN, from the coding sequence ATATATCCAACCATATCTTTAAAGAGAAGAATTCTTTTTTTACTTTTTTTATCCTCTATAGTTGTTTTTGGACTTATACTCAGACTTTTTTGGATACAGGTGGTAAAAAGTGAAGATTATCAAAAGATGGCACTTCCTCAATGGACTTTAGACGTATCTGTTAGTGGCAAAAGGGGAAATATATTTGATAGAAATGGCAAAGTATTAGCAGAAAATATAAGTGTAAATAAGATAAGTGTTATCCCTAAAGAAATACCTGTTTCTCAAAGAGAAGCAGTGGCTGAAGCTTTAGCCCAAATATTAAATTTAGATAAATGGAAAGTTCTTCAAAAGATTTCTAATAAAAACTTACAAGAAGTGTTAATTGCTAAACAAGTTGATGACGAAAAGGCAGCAGAGATAAGAAAGCTTAATATAGATGGAATAATAATTTCAGAGGACATGAAAAGATTCTATCCAAATAATACTCTTGCATCTCATGTCTTAGGCTTTACTGGAATTGACAATCAGGGTTTAGATGGTATTGAATTAGCATTTGACAACTTTTTAAGAGGTATTCCAGGAAGAATTACTACTCCAATGGATGCTATAGGTAGAAAGATGGATGTGGGAGAGGAAGAATATTTTGAACCTCTTCCAGGTTATAATGTAGTGCTTACAATAGATGAGACTATTCAGCATTTTACAGAAAAGGCTCTTAACCAAGCGATGGTTAATTCTAGGCCTTCAAAGGGAGCGGTAGCTATTGTTATGGACCCCAAAACAGGGGAAATATTGGCTTTGGCTAATAGACCAAATTTTAATCCTAATAATCCTTTTGAAGGACCGCAGGAGGAATGGTATAAAGCTTGGCGAAATAAAGCTATTTCTGATTCTTATGAACCTGGTTCTGTTTTTAAGACAATTACTGCTTCTGCAGCTCTAGAAGAAAAACTTGTAGGTCTTAATGAACAGTTTTATTGTCCGGGCTATACCACAGTTGCTGGACATAGAATAAATTGCTGGGCTACTCATGGCAGTGAAAATTTTGTTCAAGGTGTTCAAAATTCCTGCAACGTAGTTTTTGTGACGTTAGGACAAAGGTTAGGAGTAGAAAAACTCTATAAATACATACATGATTTTGGATTTGGACAAAGGACAGGAATATTTCTTCCTGGTGAAGCTCCAGGCCTTGTATTGGCAGAAAGTAATGTTGGGCCTGTTGAGTTGGCCACTAATTCTTTTGGGCAAGGTATTGCTGTGACGCCTCTTCAGATGATTACTGCTGTCTCTGCAATAGCCAATGGAGGGAAATTGATGCAACCTATAATTGTGAAATCAATTGTAGATCCAAATGGAAAAGTAGTGAAGGAATTCAAACCAAAAGTAGTGAGGCAGGTCATTTCTGAAGAGACATCTTCTACAATGAGAGAAATACTAAAAAGTGTAGTGTCAGAGGGAACGGGAAAAGCAGGATATATTGAAGGATTTGATGTAGCTGGAAAGACTGGTACTACAGAAAAATATATGCCAGGAAAATATGTGGCATCTTTTATAGGTTTTGCACCAGCGGAGGATCCAAAAGTTATTGTGTTGGTGGTAATAGATGAGCCTAATAATCCGGAAACCCATTTTGGAAGCCAATTGGCTGCCCCTGTAGTAAAGAGCATTTTAGAAGATACCTTAAGATATTTGGAAGTACAGCCAAGAGGAATAGAAAAACCTGCATCGGTTGTGGTACCGGATGTGAGGAATATGAAACTTTACGAAGCAGAGAACATTATTTTGTCGAATAAACTTAATTTTATAATAGAAGGAAATGGAGATACCGTTTTTGACCAAATGCCTATACCAGGAGCAATTGTAGAAGAAAACACACAAGTTATTTTGTACTTAAATGCTGAAAAAATACAAGAAGTAGTAATCCCTGATTTAACTGGTAAGAGTGTAAAAGAAGCTACAGAAATTCTAAATTCTTTAGGACTTAAAATAAGAATAAAAGGCAGTGGTTTTGCTGTAAATCAAAGTCCGAAAGAAGGTACGATTTTGAAAAAAGGTGAAACTGTAGAAGTGGAGTTTAGGCCTAAGGAAAATTAA
- a CDS encoding UDP-N-acetylmuramoyl-L-alanyl-D-glutamate--2,6-diaminopimelate ligase: MKLIDILKSVKCEIKGDPNIDISGVCYDSRKAKKKYLFIAIKGFKTDGILYVEEAIKNGAVAVVTDREIKEYPGITTVLVEDARVAMAKIASNFYNNPTSKLTLIGVTGTNGKTSVTYMLKAILERQNNKVGLVGTIQNMIGDEVIPSVHTTPESLDLQELFSIMVNKGVKYVVMEVSSHSLALNRVDECEFDIAVFTNLSQDHLDFHQNMEEYAKTKSKLFKMAKRASVINIDDKYSSMMIESSKAKVLTYGIKDFAYVMAKDIRNSLSGVKFKVQIEDKKEEISLKIPGIFSVYNALAAITVADFLGISLRSVREALSQVTVKGRFELVETGKDFYVIIDYAHTPDGIQNIMEALKEYKTGRKILLFGAGGDRDKTKRPLMGEVAGKYADFCILTSDNPRSEDPREIISQIEEGIKKTDCPYVVIENRKEAIRYALTNAQKDDVIILAGKGHETYQVIGNEVIPFDEREIVKEILSEGGNK, from the coding sequence ATGAAACTTATAGATATTTTAAAAAGTGTTAAGTGCGAGATAAAAGGAGATCCTAATATAGACATCAGTGGGGTGTGTTACGATTCCCGTAAAGCCAAAAAGAAATATTTATTTATTGCTATAAAAGGGTTTAAAACCGATGGTATTTTATATGTGGAAGAGGCTATTAAAAATGGGGCAGTTGCTGTTGTTACAGATAGAGAAATAAAAGAGTATCCTGGTATTACAACAGTATTAGTAGAAGATGCTCGAGTTGCCATGGCAAAAATAGCTTCTAATTTTTACAATAACCCCACCAGCAAACTTACTTTAATTGGTGTAACAGGAACAAATGGCAAAACCTCTGTTACTTATATGCTAAAAGCGATTTTAGAAAGGCAAAATAATAAAGTGGGATTAGTAGGGACAATACAAAACATGATAGGGGATGAAGTGATACCTTCTGTACATACTACACCTGAATCATTGGATTTGCAGGAGCTTTTTAGTATTATGGTGAACAAAGGTGTTAAGTATGTGGTTATGGAGGTATCATCTCATTCTTTAGCATTAAATAGGGTAGACGAATGTGAATTTGATATAGCAGTTTTTACCAACTTATCCCAAGACCATTTGGATTTTCACCAGAACATGGAAGAGTATGCTAAGACAAAGAGTAAGTTATTCAAGATGGCGAAGAGGGCATCGGTCATCAATATAGATGATAAATACTCTTCTATGATGATTGAGAGTTCTAAGGCAAAAGTTTTGACTTATGGTATAAAAGATTTTGCTTATGTTATGGCAAAGGATATTAGGAATAGTCTAAGCGGTGTAAAGTTTAAAGTGCAGATTGAAGATAAAAAAGAGGAGATTTCATTAAAAATTCCAGGAATTTTTAGCGTCTACAATGCTTTAGCTGCCATTACAGTGGCTGACTTTCTTGGTATTTCTTTGCGAAGTGTGAGAGAAGCTTTAAGTCAGGTCACAGTAAAAGGTCGATTTGAACTAGTAGAGACAGGAAAAGACTTTTATGTAATTATAGATTATGCCCATACTCCTGACGGAATACAGAATATAATGGAGGCATTGAAGGAATATAAAACCGGAAGAAAAATACTTCTTTTCGGTGCTGGAGGAGATAGAGATAAAACTAAAAGGCCTTTGATGGGAGAAGTTGCAGGGAAGTATGCGGATTTTTGCATTTTGACTTCAGATAATCCTCGTTCGGAAGACCCAAGAGAAATAATTTCACAAATTGAGGAAGGCATAAAAAAGACTGATTGTCCTTATGTTGTAATAGAAAATAGAAAAGAAGCAATAAGGTACGCTCTAACTAATGCTCAAAAAGACGATGTAATAATACTTGCAGGCAAAGGTCACGAAACCTATCAAGTTATAGGAAATGAGGTTATTCCTTTTGATGAGAGAGAAATAGTTAAAGAAATTTTGTCTGAAGGCGGTAATAAATAA